From the Cohaesibacter sp. ES.047 genome, the window TTTTGGGATGGGCAGCGTTTCCCGCGCTGTTTGTCGCGCTTTTGTTGCAGGCTGTCTTCTTTGGCTTCGGCGGCATAACGGTTTTGGGGGTTAATACCCTCAATATCGCAGGTCCCGCTCTGATCGTGGGCCTGATTGCACGTCCGTTTTTGTTGGGAACCTCTTCAGCCACGACCTTTGCCATTATAGGCGGGATCGCTGGCGGGGCAGCGATTGCCCTGACCACGATCTTTGTTGCCGTGGCGCTCAGCCTGTCTGGCGACAATTTCATCGCCGCAGCAAAGCTCGTGTTCTTTGCGCATATCCCGATCATGATCATCGAAGGATTGTTGTCTGCCGCTGCGATGTATCTGATTTTCAAAGTTAAACCTGAATTGCTCGATGCAATGGGTCGGAAGGTGTAGTGATGACCAATTTCAAAACTCTGTTTTTCGGCGCCTTGATGGTGCTTGTGGGCGGGTTTGTCGTCCCGGCTGAGGCTCACAAGGTGATCGCGTCAGCCTATGCTGAAGGCCCGATTATCGAAGGTGAAATCGGCTTCTCCAATGGTGACATGGCAACTGATGCCGTGGTTGAGGTTTTTGATGACCAAGACAACAAGCTTGGCGAGGCGACAACCGATGAGGACGGGATCTTCCAGTTCACGCCAACAAAAGCGGTGCCCCATATTTTCAAGGCCAATCTCGGGGCTGGCCATGTTGCCGAATTCCGCATGGAAGTCGATGATTTGCCCGACGGGATCGGGGCTGATGCCTCAGCCAACGCTCCGGTGGAGGCACCTGCTGCGAAAGAAGTCGCAGCTGCTCAAAGCGAGCTGAAAGCAGAAGGCGTTGACCCGGCCGCCCTCAAAGAGCTGATCGAAGTCGCAGTCAATGATCAGATTGCCCAGATCAAGCCGATTGTTGCAAAGGCTGTTCGCAAGGAGACAAAACCTCTGCGCAAAACCGTCGCTGCCTACATGGAGAAGAATGACATGCAGGCCATTCTCGGTGGCATTGGCTATATCGTCGGACTATGCGGCGTTGGCTTCTATGTCGCCGCCCGGATGGAACGCAAAAAAGCCGCATCCGCCAATGGGGGGACAACTGCCTGATGACTGATGTGCTAGAACGGGCCGGACGCGCCCACAATACCAATATCTCAAAGGGTGGTGTGGATCGCACCTCTCGCATGTGGCTTCGTGAACTCGATCCGCGTGTCCGCATCGTTGCGGTGGTGACAATGGCTATCTGTGTGGTGCAACTCTCCAGCCTGCCCGTTCTGGCGCTCGCCCTGTCATTCTCGATCATTCTTATGCATCAGGCTCGGCTGCCCTTCTGGTCAACGCTGAAGCGTGTGGCAATGATGGACAGTTTCATCATCTTTCTGATCGTGATGTTGCCATTCACGACACCGGGCGTGGCCATGTTCACGGTTTGGGGCTTTCCCGCGTCTTATGAAGGTCTCTATGCTGCGGTCATCATCCTGCTGAAGGCCAATTCCATTGTCATGGCGACATTGGCACTGATAGGCACGCTTGAGGCCGTGACGCTGGGCCATGCCCTCTCCCGCCTCAAGGTGCCAGACCGCCTCGTGCATCTGTTGCTGTTCACCGTGCGCTATATCGACGTGCTGCACGCAGAGTATCAGCGTCTCCGCACAGCAATGAAGTGCCGTGGGTTCGCGCCGGGCAACAACTTGCACACCTATCGAACTGTCGGCTATCTGGTCGGCATGCTGCTGATCCGATCCCTTGAGCGCTCAGAGCGGATTATGAAGGCGATGAAATGCCGAGGCTTCCATGGTCAGTTTCATCTACTCGACAACATGCAATTCTCTCGGCTGGACGTTGTCTTTGCCAGCTTTGCCTGCCTTGCGCTGTTAACGCTGCTCACTCTTGAGGTGGTTTATGGCGTTGCTGCTTGAGGGCCGAAATCTGGTTTTTGCCTATCCGGGCTTTCCTCCCTGTCTGGACGGCGTCAGTTTTGCGCTGAATTCGGGTGAGAGACTGGGGCTCGTGGGTGACAATGGAGCGGGCAAAAGCACTTTGCTGCATTTGCTCGTGGGGCTCGACAAACCTTCCGAGGGTACGATTTCGGCCTTTGGGCGGGATTTCGCAACCGAAGAGGATTTCCGTATCCTCCGGCGACGTGTCGGTCTTGTCTTTCAGGATCCTGACGACCAGTTGTTCTGTCCCACTGTGGCTGAAGACATCGCTTTCGGCCCACTCAATCTGGGCTACAGCAAGGAAGAGGCAATGGTGATTGTCGACGATACGCTGGAAGCCTTGCGTCTCACCGAGTTCAGGGACCGCGTAACCTACAAGCTGTCCGGCGGGCAGAAGCGGCTCGTCTCTCTGGCGACGGTGCTTGCCATGAAGCCAGAGATCCTTTTGCTTGACGAGCCGACCAACGCACTGGATGAAGACACCAGAAAACGGTTGATCGATATTCTCACTGATCTGCCTCAATCCATGATCATCGTCTCCCATGATAGAGCCTTCAGGGAAGAGGTCGTGACCAGAACTATTCTCATGGAAGGTGGACAAATCTGCTAAAGTGCTTTTGTGGCACGCACTGGCAGTCTAGGCTTCTGTTGCCTATTCGCAGTGCTCTCCCAAGCGGACCACCCCCGCAAGATGAGAGCTGAAAAACATGTCAGTGCGGTTGATCCAATCCGGAGACCAAGACTGACCTGCAGGATTGCATTATCGGTTTCGCATGCTGGACTTGGCATGCGGCCATAGTCTCCCTGCTGTTAAACCAGACCGGCATCAATAATGATGTCTCATGAACAACAAAGGGGACTCTGACGTGACCAGTTCCAAACCAGAAGAAAAACTTGGCCTGATGATTTGCGGCCATGGCAGCCGCAATAAAGAAGCTGTCGGGCAGTTCGCTCAACTCGCAAAACGCCTGAGACCGAAATTTCCCGATTGGCCAGTTGATTACGGCTATCTTGAATTTGCCAATCCGGTGATTTCCAATGGTCTCGACAATCTTGTTGAACAGGGCTGCACGCGCATTCTCGCGGTTCCGGGCATGCTGTTTGCTGCAGGCCACGCCAAGAATGACATCCCCTCCGTCCTCAATGCCTATCAGGCCAAAACGCCCGGCATAACCATCGAATATGGCCGCGAGCTGGGTCTTGACCTGAAGATGATCAAGGCCGCAGGCGCCCGTGTTCAGGAAGCGGTTGATGCCGCCAACGAAGAGCATGGCGAAGTATCGCTGACAGAGACGATGCTGATGGTTGTCGGCCGTGGGGCGTCCGATCCTGATGCCAACTCCAACGTCAACAAGCTGATGCGCCTTTTGTGGGAAGGCATGGGTTTTGGTTGGGGCGAAGTCTGCTATTCCGGCGTGACCTTCCCGCTCGTCGAGCCGGGCCTCGAGCATGCAGCAAAGCTTGGCTACAAGCGGATCATCGTGTTCCCCTATTTCCTCTTCACCGGCATTCTGGTGCGCCGGATCTACAATTTCACCGATGAAGTTGCCGCGCGTCACCCGGACATCCAGTTTATCAAGGCTGGCTATCTCAACGATCAGGACTATGTGATCGAGACTTTTGTCGACCGGGTTGGCGAGATTCTCGAGGGCACCAACAACATGAACTGCCAACTGTGCAAATACCGTGCGCAGGTTCTCGGGTTCGAGCAGGAAGTGGGCCTCAAGCAGGAAAGCCACCACCATCATGTGGAAGGCGTCGACACCAAGGACTGTGAATATTGTGAGGATAACAAGTGTACGAACGAGTGCCTGAAGCACCAGCCGTCCACAGATCATCACCATCATGACCACAGCCATTCCCACGATCATGCACATGGGCATGAACACAGCCATGACCACGACCACTCCCATGATCACGGGCATTCCCACGACCATGGTCATTCCCATGCACATGGTCATGATCATTCGCACGATCATGACGATCACCACCATCACCCCTACCCGCACGCGGATCATCCACATGGTCCCAAAAGCATGTATCCGAAGGACTAGGCGGGTTTCACGTCATGAGCGAACCTTATGAACGGGATCCAGACGCGATCTACCGGCGGTCATTTCAGATCATACGAAATGAGGCGGCTGATGCTCTGGATACCCTGCCGCCAGATGTGGAACCACTCGCTGTTCGGCTGATGCACGCTGTCGGTCAGACGGATCTTGTCGCCGATCTGCGTTTCAGCAGTTCGGCGATCACCTCTGGCATCAAAGCACTACAGGGCGGCGCTCCGATCTTGGTGGACGCACAAATGGTGGCTGGCGGCATCACCAGACGATTTCTATCGCCCCAAATGTCAGGTGCTGGCAATGAGGTGATCGTGACGCTGAATGATCCGGACGTTGCGGATCTCGCCAGTCGGATGCAAACGACACGGTCGGCCGCCGCATTGGAATTGTGGCGACCGCATTTGGATGGCGCAATCGTGGCCATCGGCAATGCGCCAACGGCCCTTTTCAGGCTGATCGAAATGCTCAAGGACGGCGCGGCAAAACCGGCACTGGTGCTCGGTTTTCCTGTTGGCTTTGTCGGTGCTGCCGAATCCAAGGAAGCGCTCGTAAAGGCAGCTCCGGCTCTAGGTGTCGATTTCATCGCCCTTCTTGGTCGGCGCGGCGGCACACCGCTTGCCAGCGCGGCGGTCAATGCCCTCGCAATATCGGCCCTTGGCGTGAAGGATCAGCCATCCCGGGAGGATGCAAGACTATGACAGAGAGCAACATGAACAGCGCACCGTGGCTGACCATCATCGGCATCGGTGAAGGCGGAATGGACGATCTGGGTGATCTGGCCTGGTCGCTGCTTGTCAACGCAGAGGTCATTCTGGGTGGCGAACGCCATTTGGCGATGGTGCCCGACGAGCTTTCCTCCAAGGCCAAGCGCATGACGTGGCCCTCGCCACTGTCTCTCGTTTACGATCAACTCAAAAAGCTGCGCGGAACCCCTGTCGTCATTCTGGCAAGCGGCGATCCGATGGAGTTTGGCATCGCGGGCAGTCTCACGCGCCATTTCGATTGGCATGAGATGCGTGTTCTGCCCTCACCCAGTTCGTTCAGTCTTGCAGCCAGCATCCTTGGCTGGCCACTGGACAAGGTGGTTCGCCTGACCATCCATGGGCGTAATCCTGCGGCGCTGGTTCCCCATCTGATGCCCGGGGCGCGGCTGCTCATCCTTTCCAAGGATGGCACCTCTCCTGCATTGGTGGCGCGGCTCCTTTGTGAACGTGGCCTCGACAAAGCCTCCGTTACGGTGCTTGAGCATCTGGGTGGCGAGAAAGAAAAGGTCATAGAGAGCACCGCCAAGCTTCTTGATGACAGCGGGGATGATCTGAAATTTGCCGATCTCAATCTGCTGGCTGTGTCCCTGCCGGAACGGTTCGACGGATGGTTGCCCGCCGTACCCGGTTTGCCAGATGAAGCCTTCGAGCATGATGGCAAGATGACGAAACGGGACATTCGGGCAAGCGCTCTCGCCAAACTCGCCCCACACCCCGGAGCACTACTTTGGGATGTCGGGACGGGTTGCGGTTCCATCGCCATCGAATGGATGCGCGCGCATCCAAGCTGCATGGCCATTGGTGTCGAGCCACAGGAAAAGCGTCGCGCGTTTGCGCAACACAACGCCGACATGCTGGGCGTGCCAAAGCTGCGCTTGCTCAACGGCACGGCTCCAGACAGCTTACGCGGTGAGCCGCACCCCGACGCGGTGTTTGTCGGCGGCGGCCTGTCTGCCGATGTCATCAATTTTTGCATGCGGTCGCTCAAGCCGGGCGGGCGGTTGGTTGCCCATGCAGTGACCCTTGGCTCCGAAAAGCTTTTGCTTGAGATGTTTGAACGCAACGGCGGTGAGCTGACCCGCCTTTCCATCGCCAAGGCCGAGGCGGTTGGCCCCTATTACGGCTGGAAGACAGCCATGCCAGTTACGCAATGGGCATTCGTCAAGGACGACGGGCTGTGAGCGTGACGGTCATAGACAAAGACTAGAGACAGACGATGAACGAAACAAAAAATGGCACCCTTTATGGTGTCGGTGTTGGACCGGGAGACCCCGAACTTCTGACGCTGAAGGCCGCCCGCATGATCGAACAGGCAAAGGTTTTGGCCTATCCGTCCCCCGAAGGTGGCGAGAGCTTTGCCCGCTCGATCGTGGCCAGACACATTCCAGATGAGTGCGAAGAGATTGTCATGTCCGTGCCGATGCGCACCGAACGGTTCGCAGC encodes:
- the cbiM gene encoding cobalt transporter CbiM, with the protein product MHIVDGALANEVVIGGSLLCAGGLVMGLRKLHMDLIPAAGVLSATFFVASLIHVPLGVSSVHLIMNGLAGIILGWAAFPALFVALLLQAVFFGFGGITVLGVNTLNIAGPALIVGLIARPFLLGTSSATTFAIIGGIAGGAAIALTTIFVAVALSLSGDNFIAAAKLVFFAHIPIMIIEGLLSAAAMYLIFKVKPELLDAMGRKV
- a CDS encoding cobalt ABC transporter permease; the encoded protein is MTNFKTLFFGALMVLVGGFVVPAEAHKVIASAYAEGPIIEGEIGFSNGDMATDAVVEVFDDQDNKLGEATTDEDGIFQFTPTKAVPHIFKANLGAGHVAEFRMEVDDLPDGIGADASANAPVEAPAAKEVAAAQSELKAEGVDPAALKELIEVAVNDQIAQIKPIVAKAVRKETKPLRKTVAAYMEKNDMQAILGGIGYIVGLCGVGFYVAARMERKKAASANGGTTA
- the cbiQ gene encoding cobalt ECF transporter T component CbiQ, translated to MTDVLERAGRAHNTNISKGGVDRTSRMWLRELDPRVRIVAVVTMAICVVQLSSLPVLALALSFSIILMHQARLPFWSTLKRVAMMDSFIIFLIVMLPFTTPGVAMFTVWGFPASYEGLYAAVIILLKANSIVMATLALIGTLEAVTLGHALSRLKVPDRLVHLLLFTVRYIDVLHAEYQRLRTAMKCRGFAPGNNLHTYRTVGYLVGMLLIRSLERSERIMKAMKCRGFHGQFHLLDNMQFSRLDVVFASFACLALLTLLTLEVVYGVAA
- a CDS encoding energy-coupling factor ABC transporter ATP-binding protein, with amino-acid sequence MALLLEGRNLVFAYPGFPPCLDGVSFALNSGERLGLVGDNGAGKSTLLHLLVGLDKPSEGTISAFGRDFATEEDFRILRRRVGLVFQDPDDQLFCPTVAEDIAFGPLNLGYSKEEAMVIVDDTLEALRLTEFRDRVTYKLSGGQKRLVSLATVLAMKPEILLLDEPTNALDEDTRKRLIDILTDLPQSMIIVSHDRAFREEVVTRTILMEGGQIC
- a CDS encoding sirohydrochlorin chelatase produces the protein MICGHGSRNKEAVGQFAQLAKRLRPKFPDWPVDYGYLEFANPVISNGLDNLVEQGCTRILAVPGMLFAAGHAKNDIPSVLNAYQAKTPGITIEYGRELGLDLKMIKAAGARVQEAVDAANEEHGEVSLTETMLMVVGRGASDPDANSNVNKLMRLLWEGMGFGWGEVCYSGVTFPLVEPGLEHAAKLGYKRIIVFPYFLFTGILVRRIYNFTDEVAARHPDIQFIKAGYLNDQDYVIETFVDRVGEILEGTNNMNCQLCKYRAQVLGFEQEVGLKQESHHHHVEGVDTKDCEYCEDNKCTNECLKHQPSTDHHHHDHSHSHDHAHGHEHSHDHDHSHDHGHSHDHGHSHAHGHDHSHDHDDHHHHPYPHADHPHGPKSMYPKD
- a CDS encoding precorrin-8X methylmutase; its protein translation is MSEPYERDPDAIYRRSFQIIRNEAADALDTLPPDVEPLAVRLMHAVGQTDLVADLRFSSSAITSGIKALQGGAPILVDAQMVAGGITRRFLSPQMSGAGNEVIVTLNDPDVADLASRMQTTRSAAALELWRPHLDGAIVAIGNAPTALFRLIEMLKDGAAKPALVLGFPVGFVGAAESKEALVKAAPALGVDFIALLGRRGGTPLASAAVNALAISALGVKDQPSREDARL
- the cbiE gene encoding precorrin-6y C5,15-methyltransferase (decarboxylating) subunit CbiE, with product MTESNMNSAPWLTIIGIGEGGMDDLGDLAWSLLVNAEVILGGERHLAMVPDELSSKAKRMTWPSPLSLVYDQLKKLRGTPVVILASGDPMEFGIAGSLTRHFDWHEMRVLPSPSSFSLAASILGWPLDKVVRLTIHGRNPAALVPHLMPGARLLILSKDGTSPALVARLLCERGLDKASVTVLEHLGGEKEKVIESTAKLLDDSGDDLKFADLNLLAVSLPERFDGWLPAVPGLPDEAFEHDGKMTKRDIRASALAKLAPHPGALLWDVGTGCGSIAIEWMRAHPSCMAIGVEPQEKRRAFAQHNADMLGVPKLRLLNGTAPDSLRGEPHPDAVFVGGGLSADVINFCMRSLKPGGRLVAHAVTLGSEKLLLEMFERNGGELTRLSIAKAEAVGPYYGWKTAMPVTQWAFVKDDGL